Part of the Impatiens glandulifera chromosome 8, dImpGla2.1, whole genome shotgun sequence genome is shown below.
CGAGTGGATTTGATAATCCGCTAAAAAATGAATGTAAAGATGTTAAATGTCAACATTATTTAAGGAATTTGATAAGAAGTACTTGAATATCATTTACATGTTACCTCATTTTACGAAAGAATTCTCTattaaatgtcatttaaacgGGCTAAAAGAGGAATCACAAATCCAATTAGAATTCAAAAATCAGGGTCATTAGGAGAGTATTGACGATGGCGCCTAAACTACAAGAgatgataaataataaagtacAAAGGGAATATTTGATTTGTTGGTAAAATTGTCAAAAATCCAGTTATGTAATGTGATCGAAACTTTTGTTATGTCttttgtgtattttttattgaatcaaattgtctcattttcaaaaaatatattgtttagcTATATATTGAATGGGTAAAATTGTTTCTTGAAATTTGAATGTTAATGAAATGTTAGTATTTTTAGCTTATATGATTACAAAACTAGTAAAGAAATGATTTCAAGTCAATTAAACATGGTCATTCTTATTATATCATGCAAATATTAATTGTAGTATGTTAATTGTGActatgctatatatatatatatatatatgaacaataaagtgaaattttattattaatattatgaaaaaaaaagattaaattataCCTTTGTGTGCAACACAATTCTtactatttgaattattttagtttttatttatttattaaatactacaaatcaattaattgtattcttgagtaataatatttgaatgaacaataaaaatttaaacaatttaattatgtatGGTCAATGTAATTTCTAGtatttctcaaaatttaaacaatttgaTCTTACAAACTCTCAATGTTGgttgtagtatagtggtaagtatcatttaaatattctacTTTTCATTTAACACCAAGTcgttgtagtatagtggtaagtATTCCCGCCTGTCACGCGGGTGACCCGGGTTCGATCCCCGGCAAcggcgttatattttttatttttttatttctatcaaaattatttgatatatactTCCTTATGGTAAACCTTTCAAAGTATGGGTTATGCATACAATTCCTTGTACTAATTGTCATTTTTTAGACTAAAATGATGGGATGTAGTGGGGATTGTGTATTCATGAATGTTATGTTCATATTGTCACTTTCCCTTTGGTGAGTTGGTTTCTTCATATTCCTTAGAGAGAATACACTTTAATAAGTTAAGGGGCttatttatttaccatattgaGGTCTCAAGCTTGATTACAATTGAAAAAAGATGATTGAACTTTGAAGTGTGGTCATGATGGTGATTTGTCTTCATAGCCTCAAATGAATTAGCCTAAATGTGTGCTATAACTATGCTTTTAATATGGAGAGTTTTCAAACTAGCACCATTCTAAACTTTCATTCCTAATGTTTCTCTTATTATTACTTTCACTTATTCCTAAAAAGAGTATTATATAGGAGAACAATGTTTTAAGTTCAATTTTTCCTAAGAACGTGCAGAGTTAAAGTAGGAATTGAGGTTTATAATATATCAAGATTCAAGAATGCATTCTTTTCTTTGCAATATGATTTTGATTTGTATGTTAAACTTGCAGttcttaaaatggttaaaatcaCGCGAGaacattcatttattttgtcGAGAGAATgatgtaaaacaaataaataaaaacaccaACTTAACTCAATAAGACAATAACAAAAGTTATTTAGATGAAATTTTTTGTACAtcataaattcaattatttaagtAGAAAAtcctaataaattaatttttatattttcgattatatatatttgaattatttaatttttgttttaaattaagaaaaacttACACCCTTTAGTTTACCCCTTTTCAACTCAAAGAGGTTGAGATTGAGCTATATAATATTTACGCAAATGAATTAAATCTTAATATTCattatgaataattattttgattttctagaaatattaaatataaaattttcaagattgataaaatgtgataaattaatttaatttgttgttcTTACTGTAAAAACTTATAGAAGTCATATTTATTATCACAATTAGTTTACAACAACTAGGTCAAATTCAccccctttctctctctttatttatcaTCGTCTTCCAATTGGGTAATCAACCGAGCCACTGATTCGCAAGCGGAGAGAAGGAAGAGCTGCGATTCAACAGTtgatcgaagaagaagaagaagaagaagatgggtGGAGGAATGGAAACCAACAAGAACAAGTTCATTGAGGATTGGGGTTCCGCAAGGGAGAATCTTGAGCTCAACTTCAGGTGGACTCGTCGGAATTTCGCCATCATTGGCATCTTCGGCATCGCCGTTCCCATCCTCGTCTATAAGGGCATCGTCAGAGATTTcgtaatctctctctctctctctctcttcctccaCTGTTAATTTGCTCACTACACCTCAATATTTGTTATTGTTCTTGATCTAACCCTAGTCACCCATTTACACAGATGATCTGATTCTTAATTAGAATGTGACCGATTTATATGAATAAGTTAATTCGATAGGATTTCTGTATTGATTCGCTTGTAAAACTGGTCTAGTTGATAACAGATCCTGATGAATTTGTACCCAAGAGTTAGAACAGTTTCCTGTTTTGCTGAGTTTCTCTAACCCATAttatcaaaatccaaaattttgaCCTATAATGTGGAGCCAATGAGAAATCACATCAATTTAGGAGGAACATCATGAATTTACTAGAATTTAATATTATAGAGAATTCTAGGTTTTCCTAATGGTCTAGCTTTATTCTGTCAACATGTTGTCTGATTACTGTGTTTAGAATAGAATACTTGTTCCTATTTGGTTCAATAGCCTTAGCGGATGCGAACAAATTCTCTAGGACTGATATAACTCGCATATTATAGACCACGAAAAATATCTCCTCAAAATCCAAGAAACTGCAATTATTTACATTTCTCAATCTTTACCATATGGGTTTTAGTTTTCAGAGATTCATGCTTGTTATTTGGGATGTTGATATTAATTCTTTCTGCTGCAATGCTGTTATTCTTTGAATGATAGTTCTTTTCAAACGCATGAACTAGTTCttcatattaatgaaaaaaGCCTAAAGAAGCAAGATTGTACTCTTGAAGTCCAATCTACTAAATGATTTTGCTTCACCAGTAGATTTTGAAATGTTTGTTTACCCACAAACAGTTATATTtgaacttcttttttttttgtgattttggAACAGCACATGCAAGATGAGGATGCAGGAAGACCTCACAGGAAGTTCATTTGATCACTTCAGGTTCAAATAACTTCTGTAAAAGTCGACATCCAGAAACCGGTGTGTGGTGCcattttgttttgataatttggCTGAGATTGAAAACTCTTGACTCACTTTCAGCTTTGTTTACAGCTTTTGATGATTGTGCCTTTTTTAAACATCAATAAGTAGACAGCTTGATGACTGTTGTGTTTGTTCTTATTAATGTTGAGAAATATTTGAGTTGTCTAATTTATCAATCTGTTCCTTGTTCTTCATAAAAATCATGAACAGTTTAGCATTACTTGCACAACTCTAATTTACCATATTGATCTTTGAGAAACTGTCAATTGAATTCTGATACATAAGCACAATTTTCACTCGAACCCAAATTTAAATACACTAACTTTTGAATAGAATCTCACATAGTACccaatataaagaaaatatgccCTGTATTTCATTACATAAAAAGATAAGGATAAGTAGAACAGAATTAcatgtattattattacaagGTCTTAGGTCTGGATATGGTAAAGGAAAGTTATCAAGAACCCTAATTCAGTTATGTTTGGGTCTTCCTTCTTAGTTGGCAACATCTTCTTCCTTTTTCTTCTCAGTTACAAGATGAGTTGTTGCATTCTCCTCAGCTTCTTTTATCAGCTTTGCAATTTCTGCCTTCTGCTCAAGGAGAGTGCTTATTTTTGTGTCGATCTTCTCTAGTTTACTCTTGAGCTTTACAAGATCTTTGGGCTTTTCTTTCTTGTCAGCACCTGCTTTCCTTTTCTTATCTCCCTTGTtgtctttctcttcttcttcttcttcttcttttacatCGCTTATTTTGATCTCCCTTGATGTTACAGCATCTGCTTTCTCTTTTGATTCTccttcatcatctttcttcttcttcttatctttTTTGTCTGATTTTTCTTTCTTCACTTCTTCCTCGACCTCTccatcatctttcttcttcttcttcttgtccGACTTgtctgttttttctttcttcactTCTTCCTCGACCTCTccatcatctttcttcttcttttcttttttgtccGATTTGTCTGtcttcacttcttcttcttcctctgtttcttcttcatttttctttgtcttcttcttttcctttttctctGTTTTGTCCttcttcacttcttcttcttcctttgtcTCTCCATCATCtttcttattcttcttttctgtTTTATCCTTCTTCACTTCCTCTTCTTCCTTTGTCTCTccatcatctttcttctttttcttttctgttttaTCCTTCTTTACTTCTTTCTCTGTctcaccatcatcatctttcttctttttcttgtcTTTTTTATCATTCTTTACCTTTTCATCTGtctcaccatcatcattcttggccttcttcttgtcttttttctccttctccacctcttcttcttctgtctCTCCTTCATCTTTTTTGGGCTTCTTCTTgtcttttttctcctttttcacctcttcttcttctttctctcctTCATCTTTCTTGGGCTTCTTCTTgtcttttttctcctttttcaCCTCTTCTTCTGCTGCCTCTCCTTCATCTTTCTTGGGCTTCTTCTtatcttttttctctttcttcacctcttcttctttctccccttcatctttcttcttcttcttttcctttttgtctactttctctttcttttctccTTGATCATCCTCCTCATTGTCTTTCTTGTTAtcctttatctcttctttcCCTTCATATTTGGACTCTTTCTTAGTGGAAccctcaacaatctcccacccCTTATCAGTCTTGGTCTCTAGTTGAAGATGACTTTCTTCTAGTATCCCAACAGAAGCTTGATCAATTTTCTCAGCCATTGATTGATTTGTTATGATGCCTAATTTAAAGAAGAATGAAGATTAATTAAGCACATAAAATGATAGACATagatgattgattgattgattcccCAGTCCAGAACACAAATCTAACAAGAACCAATCTTGGGAATGAGAAGAAGAATCCCTAATGAGATGCAACAACAACATGGGTTTGTTTAAAAAACGATTGtttgtttaaacatatataGGAATGAATATCTTTCTCTGTTCATTaagaatgaagaaataaagATCTAGTAAAGCAGACTTCAATTATAGATAGAGACAGATTTGGAATTCAACATATGAAATTGATGATTAAAGAAAGAAGGGTACCTGGACGAATTGAGATGGAATGAAACTGAAGGTAGTAGTAATTAATCAATGGATGAAAACGATGGTTGTAGGCAGGAATTATGTAAGAATGAAGGTTGTTGTTCTTGGTTGTTGATCGGGGATGATGATGATCCTCTGCAATTTATAGAAAGACCGAAATGATCCGTGTAGTTGACGCGTGGTTTTCGCTGTAAAGCCAAGCCAAGCCAGCTGtgctttttttctttcttagtTCTAGATTTTCTTGAAAGATTAATATAAGTTATTACACAGCACCCACTACTCTACGGACCGAACCGGTTGTTTTGACTGGCCGACATTGGGCCATAGGCCTACTATTCTATTACCTTCCCCAATAAAATCATCAGAATTAcgtgttttttcatttttatttttaccaaaattaaTTGCCGACAATTTTCACTACTTTCCAATAAATCATCCACCCACTTTTATACTTAATTTACAAGATATACATATAATAACTAAGTCGGTTCGAGCCAAAAAGGTATTATTATAGATATCACAAAACACTTTAGCATACATACATTCAAGAATTCCTAAaatgatctcaaatttattaGATTTGACTTTAGTATAATgcttaaaatctaaaaattgttagattaatgcttaataaaaacaaatctttATATAAGTATCCGCCTGCGCTAGGCTAGCTACAAGAAGAGAAGAGGGGATCATATGATATAACATtatcaatcaattttttttttgaatgttttcaatTGACTCTCATCTTCTTTCAAGTACGTTGACatctttaatttgtatatataaagaagaaagcatttaaattaaaatagtaaacattaaacatttatattattttatattgtaacatacaacaacaacaacatgtATTATTTATTCAACATCTAAAACTTacatatataaagttttatttattaaaaaggtTTCCATCGTTCGTTCGGTAGCTATTTGGCATGTGGCTGTGGTCTAACAATGAGAACGGGGCACTTTGCATGATGAACACAATAATCACTCACACTTCCCATGAATGCCCTGCACCCACCAAACCAAATcacataatataaatagatacaaTGGCGGATTCATGTACAAGCCTACCCGGACTCTAgtccaaaatattttgtatgtaatTAACAATAACGACGAAAAATACCCTAAACCCGGGTAGATTACAAAGGAGATTAACGACTATTCGGGTAGATTTTATGAAAAGTATTTAGCACAGGGAGAACCTTGTATAGATAgattagttaaataaattatacttGACTTGAATTAAGACAAGATCAATCAATAGATTACCTTTTGATCTTTCCAAGTCCACGGCTGCCAAGAACAAGCAGATCTGCATGCATTTCATCTCCAGCCTcacatatcttgtcctttggaTCACCTTCCACAATCAAAGTTTCCACCTTAACCTAAttaaatgcatgcatgcatcaattcaattcaatcaaATCCAATCCATTTATAGTACTGATCAATACTTACCATCTTATCCTTGCACAATCGAAGCGCCTGAGCAAGTAAAACTCCTGCACTCTCTTCTCGCGCCTTCCTTACAGATTCCAAATTTGAACTACTCATCCCCACAGGATACATTATGCCTACATACATACATTCAAAACtgatcaaatcaaattcataattaataagattGATCACTAATTAATCACAACTAGCTAACCAGCAGGTCCGGCGGGGAGGATGTATTGATGGAAAGGCTCTATGACATTCATGATAGTCAGCATCCCAACTTCACGCCTAGATTCCACGACGGTGGCGCCAATACCGGGCAGGGAAGGGAAGAGGTGATCGAGAGCCCATTGGAGGGCGTAGAAGCTTTCACCGCTTTCGTCAATGGCGATAAGAACCTTCAAACCCTTCTTCTCGCCACCTGAAGAACTACCGGCGCCGGCTAATGGATGATCACTTATAATATTAGTGGCCATTTCCTTCTCTCTTAATTACAGATTGCTCTAGATCTTCTTCTTGTGAATATGGAGATTGAAGAAGATGGAGATATCTAGAAGATTCATTTAAAACTTGTCATCAACATGACACGTTTCATTCTTGCATGttcaatctatatataattacacctatttttctttccatttttgTAGAGCTGGCACGTCACTCGGCTCTCATCGGTGCCAAAGACTTGATAATTACTCATATTTATCCATATTTTAGTTCAAAtttggatattattatttaaatttgactCGAAAAATGAGAATACGACTAATTTTCACGGGGTTAAACACATCGCCTACAAATATTTGACCATTAATCAGACGCATAACATGGACGGGCTCAAACTCAGAACTTCGGGGAGActcataatattcatcttttgTTATTAATCAGACGCATAACATGGACGGGCTCAAACTCAGGACTTCGGGGAGActcataatattcatcttttgTTGTCTCTAAGCTAGAATAAGAGATCCAAATTACTCATACCCATTTTATTAGACATTTGAATTGTACcgtacacaaaattataaaaacaaattcaattaaCACAATTCTTTAGTTTTCCAACCAACTTAATAAATTAGAATAGGTAATATATCCCAAaacattgtaaataatattttatttataatttaattaaaaaaacaaaattaatatttataataaaatgaccATTTGAAATAGGCTCAAATAGCtgaatttaataattcaagtatgatattacataatttataattgagTATTCTCTATTTTACTATGTTCTTCGTAACATTCAAAAAAATGAATGgcattttaaattctaatttataaatgaaacaGCTATTTCAAAATGGTCATAGGTAATTGAATAAGAGGATtccaaattatttgaaatgagTTAACAACATTTTCCCCAACTTCTCAATCAAGCAAATCCGAAACAGGATTCCTCTTAAACGCATCAACCTGAACCAATTGAGCCGCCAAACCCTTACTCAAAACGATATTATCTGCCTTAATCCTCTCTTTAATCCCATAGGCCGGAACCTTAGCAATCGCATAAGCCCGCACCAACGTTACAAACTGTCGAACACGAGAAACATACCCTGCCTGTCTCATCCTATAAAACATTTTCTCTGTATTATGAACATCTCCTCTCTTCGAATATTCTTCCATAATAGTCATATACGACTGAAAAAGCGGTTTCATCTGGTTCTGCATTGCAGCCTTAGTCAATATGGAATCAGCTTTCTCCACTTCACCCGAAACAACGTATAAATTTACCAAAACGTCCCAAGTCCAAGGACCAATCCTTAAACCGCTCTCAACCATCTGCTTCACCAGATCCTTACCCTTTGTCAACATCTTGTGATCAACGTAAACTTTCAAAAGCATGGTGTATTGTTTCAAACACGGGTTTTTCTTGAATTTCCATCGTTTTTGCATCCCGTTAAAGACAGCCTCCGCTTCTTCGACTTTGTTCAGTTTCCCAAAAGCTTCTATAGCTGAAAGACATTCTTGACTATTAGCGGTCGCTTCGCATGCTTTCCAGATTCTCCGAACTTCCTCTTCTTCTCCAAGGCCCGAGTAGAGAGACAGTAACGCCCCTGCAGACTTTTGAAGATCTTTAGTGTTTTTTCCTTCAATTTCCTTCATAAACGCCTTTGCTTTCTCTTTAAAACCTGCCAAGACGTAATATTTCGCGATCAGGGCTAGTGTTTTGTTATCGGGTTCAGTTCCTTCTTCTTTCATAGTTTCAAAAATCTGATCTATTGCCTGTATATCTTTTGCCTGGCCTTTTGCGTCTATCAATATATGGTAAGTAAATAGAGTTGGTTTGACGTTCTCTTTCTCCATTAGTTGAAGCACATCGGCTATCTTGTTCTTGTCACTTCTTTTGTGTAGTAGGAGTAACTGGTTGCAAGCAAAGGCTGTAACTGGAAATCCGAGTTCCATCATTTTGTTGAAAACTTCTTCAGCTTTCTTCACGTTTGTTGTCATGGCACAATTAGCAAGCAAAGTCCTGTAAACTACTTCTCCTCTGAAAGATTCAGGAATCTTTCCAATGTAGCTCTCGCCATTCTGGAGGCCTTGCGTCTTGGAAATTAGATCAAGTCGAGAAGCATAATCTCTCTCAACAAAATCAACCTTCTTATTTGATTCTAGCCATTCTGAGAGCTGCAAGTTTAACATACAAATCAAAACCATAGATGGCAAGGAAAGGAGTAcattcttattttcttattatattataaacccCAAACCATCGTGTCACTCATTTGAACTTAAGACATTCTTTGTAAGAATTGAACATGAGACCTTGTTCTCTTAGGCAAGACTCTTTCGAGTTGAGCTAACCTAGTAAGTTATTATCTTTAGAAATAAGTGAAACTAGGAATGGTCCTAGTTTGCAAACTAAAGCATAGTTATTGAACACATTTAGGCTTAATCCAGATGAGGCTATGAAAACAACTCATAATCATGATCACACTTCAATTCAGGTTTCTCAATTGTAATCAAGCTTGAGACCTCAAGATGGTAAATACATAAACCCTTTAACCTAGTAAAGTTTATTCTCTAAGGAATATGAAGAAACCAACCCATCAAAGTGGAGACTGGCAATATGAACATAACATTCATAAATACACAATCAACTATATCCCCCATCATTTTAGTCAGTCATTAACCCCAAAATCTAGCCATTTAGGAGAGTGCAATATAAAAGATGATGATAATCCTaccaacaaataaaaaatgacaagTTCAAGGAATTGTATAGAGCATAACCTGCAAGGCCTTCCCATACATTCGTCGCTTTCGAAGGTTTACCATAAGGAAGTATATATCTGTCTTATGCACCTCATTTCCGCCTTCAATCCATTTATCTAAAGCATTTTCAACAGACGAAGAATCAGTAACAGATTTGAGCAACATTAAAGAACTCTTCCTGTTAGGATATCCTTTATCAGTTCCTCTACGGGTCTCATTTGATTGTTCTTCAACATCATAATGTTCATCTTCCTCAGACAACTCTGGTTCAGAAACCAATTCATCTTTATTTCCATCCTCACTAGTACCATCTAAGGTTACCACTGTAGGTTCAAGCTCCGAGAAGCCATCTTCaatatcatcttcttcattacTACTGTCTGTTGCCCTAACATGTGAATAAAACATGCACCTTCTTGGGAAACATTTTGGTGAAAATTCAAGTACGTTGTAAAATCTCTTCAAGGATATCACTGGTGAAGTGATTGTCTCATTGCAAGAACTAGCTAATTCTGATTTATGAAATAGTGTTTGAAACGTTCTAATACTGATTCCATGGCTCCTGAATAACAAGATTTGAGTTAGAGATTTAGAAAGAAAGCGGGATAATTCAGAATTCGAAGAATCAGACGAAAAATGCAGGAAGATTAATAACCCTGATTGGGATATATATAAAGGATGGAAGAAGAAAGTGGTTTACCTAATAATAGGATGATTTATACGACGAACTGCTAACATCTTGATAATCTGTACTGACTTCCAGCAAAGTAATCAATCAGGTATGGCGATTTATGAATGATGATTGTGCAGGGGAGGAATCCATAACTCGTATATGAAAAAGAAGCAAAATTAGCCGACCTTTCTTAAACCCTAAAATCCCTCCtttgtttgttttcttatattaagGGTTTAAGTGTTCGGTTGATTGATTTGTGCCCCCAACTAagtattaacttttttttttttgataaacatttttctaaaacttataaaaaaaagttattacaaagatttttttttttttttttctattgggggatgaaaatgaaattaaaaacgAAAGCGCGAAAAATAAAAGTTGGGAACAATATTTTATTACCTGATTTATGGGTTTATTAGCACTACGAGtgatgaaaaaaaatttaaagtggtgataaaacataattttttaatgaccCAATTACAGTGGCTCGAACTTGGGATGGGATGATTTTACTAAATAGGGTTCGAATTTTGAGTTAAGCCATTTAAGATTtgaattatcaattattttgtcatttaaGACTTTTTAAAAGTGACATTTTACTCTGTTTGTTTTAAATGAGGTgccaatatatattatttttatttaattacacctgattaattcaaacaaaaaatcattATCTCTCTTCCCCATTCTTCCATCAAATTTCTCCTACATTAACTCATCCTCTTCTTCCATCCCTTCTTTTATATCCTTTTCCAAATAACCAcactcatatatattattatatcaacATTAATTGATGAAGACATGGTTCATATTAGGAGATATTGCAGCATGCCATGTGTCTCAAAGATCTAATTGTCTTGATACCACAAGGTTAATTCTTATCTATTCAAGAATTCATACATGTTAAAACAATTCAAGAAATGATTAACGTGGTTAGAAATGTGCTAGTTAATGCTAGTTTTTTATACCAAGAATCATGCTAGATTTTAATATTGGTTATTCATTGTCCTCAATCTAGTTTTCAGActagattatattttatttacattaacaTAAAAGCAtgaattatttctttaattttcaaGGGTTAAAACTTTTAACAAGAAGTTGAAGCTGACCAATTTGCCTATGGTGCAATTCTTCACGGATATTCAATTCTGTATACATTTGACACCATTGATAAAAAGCTTAGAGagaaatatattggtgattaaTATATAGAATTGTAATAAGTAGATGAAGTGTGAATATCTGAAAAATGAGATTGAAGAAATTGAGTTTGTCCAAGGAGAAGAATGTGTGAAGAAATACGAagttagtttaaattaattaatacaaggtggaactaaataaaaataatatatattggcACGTCATTTAAAACAAACAGAGTAAACGTCAGAATATGgaaaagcctcaaatgacaaaaaATAATGGATAATTCGAGCTTCAAATGGCTCAATTCAAAGTTCGAGCTTTATTTGGTCAAATCATTTCAAGTTCCAACCTGTAATTGGGCCattttttgatattatatataggTATAAAACTCCGATAACTCTTTTTTGTCTCATGT
Proteins encoded:
- the LOC124912571 gene encoding uncharacterized protein LOC124912571, with translation MGGGMETNKNKFIEDWGSARENLELNFRWTRRNFAIIGIFGIAVPILVYKGIVRDFHMQDEDAGRPHRKFI
- the LOC124913009 gene encoding DNA ligase 1-like — encoded protein: MAEKIDQASVGILEESHLQLETKTDKGWEIVEGSTKKESKYEGKEEIKDNKKDNEEDDQGEKKEKVDKKEKKKKKDEGEKEEEVKKEKKDKKKPKKDEGEAAEEEVKKEKKDKKKPKKDEGEKEEEEVKKEKKDKKKPKKDEGETEEEEVEKEKKDKKKAKNDDGETDEKVKNDKKDKKKKKDDDGETEKEVKKDKTEKKKKKDDGETKEEEEVKKDKTEKKNKKDDGETKEEEEVKKDKTEKKEKKKTKKNEEETEEEEEVKTDKSDKKEKKKKKDDGEVEEEVKKEKSDKKDKKKKKDDEGESKEKADAVTSREIKISDVKEEEEEEEKDNKGDKKRKAGADKKEKPKDLVKLKSKLEKIDTKISTLLEQKAEIAKLIKEAEENATTHLVTEKKKEEDVAN
- the LOC124913010 gene encoding universal stress protein in QAH/OAS sulfhydrylase 3'region-like, coding for MATNIISDHPLAGAGSSSGGEKKGLKVLIAIDESGESFYALQWALDHLFPSLPGIGATVVESRREVGMLTIMNVIEPFHQYILPAGPAGYSSNLESVRKAREESAGVLLAQALRLCKDKMVKVETLIVEGDPKDKICEAGDEMHADLLVLGSRGLGKIKRAFMGSVSDYCVHHAKCPVLIVRPQPHAK
- the LOC124911498 gene encoding pentatricopeptide repeat-containing protein At1g80270, mitochondrial-like, translated to MFYSHVRATDSSNEEDDIEDGFSELEPTVVTLDGTSEDGNKDELVSEPELSEEDEHYDVEEQSNETRRGTDKGYPNRKSSLMLLKSVTDSSSVENALDKWIEGGNEVHKTDIYFLMVNLRKRRMYGKALQLSEWLESNKKVDFVERDYASRLDLISKTQGLQNGESYIGKIPESFRGEVVYRTLLANCAMTTNVKKAEEVFNKMMELGFPVTAFACNQLLLLHKRSDKNKIADVLQLMEKENVKPTLFTYHILIDAKGQAKDIQAIDQIFETMKEEGTEPDNKTLALIAKYYVLAGFKEKAKAFMKEIEGKNTKDLQKSAGALLSLYSGLGEEEEVRRIWKACEATANSQECLSAIEAFGKLNKVEEAEAVFNGMQKRWKFKKNPCLKQYTMLLKVYVDHKMLTKGKDLVKQMVESGLRIGPWTWDVLVNLYVVSGEVEKADSILTKAAMQNQMKPLFQSYMTIMEEYSKRGDVHNTEKMFYRMRQAGYVSRVRQFVTLVRAYAIAKVPAYGIKERIKADNIVLSKGLAAQLVQVDAFKRNPVSDLLD